One segment of Rubripirellula amarantea DNA contains the following:
- the nirD gene encoding nitrite reductase small subunit NirD — protein MSDFEVVGKVSEFEDNQGRAVVVDGRMVAVFKKGDQWYAIDDLCPHMGASLAEGYVEDNTVTCPWHAWRFCIKDGTWEDNPRVKVDSFEVKVEGDDVMVKPID, from the coding sequence GTGAGTGATTTCGAAGTTGTCGGCAAAGTAAGTGAATTTGAAGATAATCAAGGTCGAGCCGTCGTCGTAGACGGTCGCATGGTTGCCGTGTTCAAAAAAGGCGACCAATGGTACGCAATCGACGACCTGTGCCCCCACATGGGTGCATCGTTGGCCGAGGGTTATGTCGAAGACAATACGGTCACCTGTCCTTGGCACGCTTGGCGATTCTGCATCAAAGACGGAACCTGGGAGGACAATCCTCGTGTGAAGGTCGACTCGTTTGAAGTCAAAGTCGAAGGCGACGATGTGATGGTCAAGCCCATCGACTAG
- a CDS encoding TIGR03960 family B12-binding radical SAM protein: protein MINQQRRRILESRVWPHVQMPAQYVGGERNIVVKDHREVRGKLCLGFPDAYTIGMSHHGLQVLYSMMNRREDWAAERVFCPWPDMEAKMREHGVPLYSLETFTALSEFDVIGLSLQYEISGPNVLTMMDLGGIPLEAVDRTMADPLMIAGGPCAQNPEPMADYFDVLIIGDGEPVLPVICDLWIELKERYAREDGSFAEGEEGRKQREDALAEVAQKMDCAYVPRFYEPEYKEGRIAAINRTRGDVPETIAPSTISDLDGMPLPTSPIVPYIETVHDRIAVEIMRGCPHLCRFCQSTVIKRPLRVREVETIVDAAWESYKNTGYNEISILSLSSSDYPHFEPLVMRLHEVFRPLGVNISVPSLRVNDQLKTIPILLGSDRRRSMTLAPEVARDDMREQIRKKIKNSDLIDGCRVAFNHGFDSVKLYFMCGLPGERPVDLEGIVELAEMIATVGKEETGRFARVTASVSNFVPKSHTPYQWNGMQTRDYFRWAHRYMRSLVKIRSVTVKCHDIETSLLEGVLSRGDRRTGKVIRLAWERGARMDGWTEYMDPKRWWQAIEDAGIDIEQQVHQKYEMMDKLPWDHVNVKFGRAYLEKEQGRSTVQLEAMANAK from the coding sequence ATGATAAATCAACAGCGACGACGAATCCTCGAATCCCGCGTTTGGCCTCACGTTCAAATGCCTGCGCAGTACGTTGGTGGCGAGCGAAATATTGTGGTTAAGGATCACCGCGAGGTTCGTGGCAAGTTGTGTTTGGGGTTTCCGGACGCCTACACCATCGGAATGAGCCATCATGGTCTGCAGGTTCTGTATTCGATGATGAACCGCCGAGAGGACTGGGCGGCCGAGCGGGTGTTTTGTCCTTGGCCAGATATGGAGGCCAAGATGCGCGAACACGGCGTGCCGCTGTACAGCCTCGAAACATTCACCGCCTTATCGGAATTCGATGTTATCGGATTGTCTTTGCAATATGAGATCAGCGGTCCCAACGTTCTGACCATGATGGATTTGGGCGGCATTCCGCTCGAAGCCGTTGACCGAACGATGGCGGATCCTCTGATGATCGCCGGTGGCCCCTGCGCCCAGAATCCCGAACCGATGGCCGATTACTTCGACGTTCTGATCATCGGCGACGGTGAACCCGTCTTGCCAGTGATTTGCGATTTGTGGATTGAATTGAAGGAACGCTACGCTCGCGAGGATGGCTCATTCGCCGAAGGTGAAGAAGGTCGCAAGCAACGTGAAGATGCTTTGGCCGAGGTCGCTCAGAAAATGGATTGCGCCTACGTGCCGCGGTTTTATGAGCCTGAATACAAAGAAGGTCGCATCGCAGCCATCAACCGTACTCGCGGTGACGTCCCTGAAACGATCGCACCGAGTACGATCAGTGATCTTGATGGCATGCCGTTACCGACGTCGCCCATTGTGCCATACATCGAAACGGTTCATGACCGAATCGCCGTCGAGATCATGCGCGGCTGTCCTCACTTGTGTCGTTTCTGTCAAAGCACCGTTATCAAGCGACCTCTGCGAGTTCGCGAAGTGGAGACGATCGTTGATGCTGCATGGGAGAGCTACAAAAACACCGGCTACAACGAGATCAGCATTCTTTCGCTTTCCAGCAGTGACTACCCGCACTTCGAACCACTTGTCATGCGACTTCACGAGGTGTTTCGTCCGCTCGGAGTGAATATTAGTGTTCCAAGTTTGCGGGTGAATGACCAGCTGAAGACCATCCCTATTTTGCTCGGCAGTGATCGACGTCGCAGCATGACATTGGCACCGGAGGTCGCACGCGATGACATGCGTGAACAGATTCGCAAGAAAATCAAGAACAGCGACTTGATTGATGGTTGTCGTGTCGCCTTCAACCATGGCTTTGACAGCGTGAAGCTGTATTTCATGTGCGGCTTACCCGGTGAACGTCCCGTCGATTTGGAGGGGATCGTGGAGCTTGCCGAAATGATCGCAACCGTCGGCAAAGAGGAAACGGGGCGTTTCGCCCGAGTGACTGCGAGCGTTTCTAATTTCGTTCCCAAATCTCATACGCCTTACCAGTGGAACGGCATGCAAACGCGGGACTACTTCCGATGGGCGCACCGGTACATGCGAAGTCTGGTGAAGATTCGCAGCGTGACGGTAAAGTGTCATGACATCGAAACGAGTTTGCTCGAAGGCGTGCTCAGTCGCGGTGACCGTCGTACCGGCAAAGTTATTCGTCTGGCTTGGGAACGCGGCGCTCGAATGGATGGTTGGACTGAATACATGGATCCTAAACGTTGGTGGCAGGCGATTGAGGATGCTGGAATTGATATCGAGCAGCAAGTCCATCAGAAATACGAAATGATGGACAAATTGCCCTGGGATCACGTCAACGTGAAGTTTGGCAGAGCTTACTTGGAAAAAGAGCAGGGCAGGTCGACCGTCCAGCTTGAAGCGATGGCGAACGCCAAATAG
- a CDS encoding cation diffusion facilitator family transporter, with protein sequence MSISPIRDEATIAIRERVYVDAVRAAGWGLGVNFALMIVKLVGGIFTGSSALIADAVNSIGDVASALAVRGALGVAQIEEDEDHPYGHTKAESIAGLCVSLLVTFSAGLLAIETAKRLGGELIVPGKIAGVIAAVCAIAKEVIYQYTHRVANRLRSSSLQAVAWDHRCDAIGSGFIAVSLLAAPYLGSAAPWVDPIAAICICVMLMIAGIRIFSATARELMDQQADAEMVNEARQIASQVGQVIDVEKLRIRKSGLEYFVEIHIEVDGKISVSEGHRIGHDVKDALLIEMPRVRDVHVHIEPHE encoded by the coding sequence TTGTCGATCTCTCCTATCCGTGACGAGGCCACCATCGCGATCCGCGAGCGGGTTTACGTGGACGCGGTACGGGCCGCTGGCTGGGGACTTGGCGTCAATTTTGCATTGATGATCGTCAAGTTAGTCGGCGGAATCTTCACCGGGTCGTCTGCCCTGATCGCCGACGCAGTGAATTCAATCGGCGACGTCGCCAGCGCTCTGGCTGTTCGCGGAGCACTCGGGGTGGCCCAGATCGAAGAGGACGAAGATCATCCGTACGGTCACACCAAGGCCGAGTCGATTGCGGGACTATGCGTATCACTACTAGTGACCTTTAGTGCCGGGTTGTTAGCCATCGAAACGGCGAAACGTCTCGGCGGCGAGCTTATCGTCCCTGGAAAAATCGCCGGCGTGATTGCTGCGGTTTGTGCCATTGCCAAAGAGGTGATCTACCAATACACCCACCGAGTTGCCAATCGCCTTCGCTCTTCGTCACTACAGGCTGTCGCTTGGGACCATCGCTGTGATGCCATTGGATCGGGCTTCATTGCCGTTTCACTGCTAGCCGCTCCTTACCTGGGATCGGCCGCCCCGTGGGTCGACCCCATCGCCGCAATCTGCATTTGCGTGATGTTAATGATTGCTGGAATACGAATCTTTTCGGCAACCGCTCGCGAGCTTATGGATCAACAAGCTGACGCAGAAATGGTCAACGAGGCCCGCCAGATCGCATCGCAAGTAGGCCAAGTGATCGATGTCGAAAAGCTTCGCATTCGCAAGAGCGGCTTAGAGTACTTCGTGGAAATCCACATCGAAGTCGATGGAAAAATTTCGGTCTCGGAAGGGCATCGCATTGGCCACGATGTTAAAGACGCACTCCTCATTGAAATGCCCCGAGTCCGAGACGTTCACGTTCACATTGAGCCCCATGAGTGA